One Desulfarculaceae bacterium DNA window includes the following coding sequences:
- a CDS encoding FAD-binding protein: MKSNYIWVCGDLRTKRLWRDSLKVLAKALPLAQEAGAPVAMVLMGAPDPDGLQNQDMDLAECVPMAQAAQQAAAGGAHEVFCLAHSRLGVPRSDIFARVLADFVQARKPWVVLFSLNDFGREIAAFGAQRCQAGLIADCEELFLKDGQVAGRCPAWGGEILADITLAPGWPLAFATVRPQGAPEAAQTEPKTEAPIGWIEPEHVEPSQGLQLKRRTREPRQTRRLEDAETVVVGGAGLGDIRGFGRVRDLAAALGAEVGATRPPVLHHWVEEGRLIGQTGKTVRPKLLITVGTSGAVQYTAGIMEADTIVAINRDAAAPIFNLADIGIVADAETFLPALTQKAKQVVLRRLADSAGTIGGEEDMSPSGFGAIVAQFRAARNWTQSELAGKTGQDPDFIAQVEEERLSPPVAFILSMAKVMEVDPGTFLNSEEQAAITDRRAKAYRQRTQSYHYTTLTPEAENSHLRAFMITIEPHLTHKPVAYKHEGEEFIFVMEGELEFTLGSKVQQLKAGESIHFNSDIPHKLKSQSSEPTRCLVVLYTL, encoded by the coding sequence ATGAAGTCTAATTACATATGGGTTTGCGGCGATTTGCGCACCAAGCGCCTCTGGCGGGATAGTCTCAAGGTGTTGGCCAAGGCGCTGCCCCTGGCCCAGGAGGCGGGAGCCCCGGTGGCCATGGTTTTAATGGGCGCCCCGGACCCCGATGGCTTACAGAACCAGGATATGGACCTTGCCGAATGCGTCCCCATGGCCCAAGCCGCCCAACAGGCGGCAGCAGGTGGCGCTCATGAAGTTTTCTGCTTGGCGCATTCGCGGCTCGGCGTCCCGCGCAGCGATATTTTCGCCCGCGTTTTGGCGGATTTTGTTCAGGCCCGTAAACCCTGGGTGGTGCTGTTCAGCCTCAACGACTTTGGCCGCGAGATTGCCGCTTTCGGCGCCCAGCGCTGTCAGGCCGGGCTCATCGCGGATTGCGAGGAGCTCTTCCTGAAAGACGGCCAGGTGGCTGGCCGTTGTCCCGCCTGGGGAGGGGAGATTTTAGCCGATATCACCCTGGCCCCGGGGTGGCCCCTGGCCTTTGCCACGGTCCGGCCGCAGGGGGCCCCCGAAGCGGCCCAGACCGAGCCCAAAACAGAGGCGCCCATTGGGTGGATCGAACCGGAGCATGTGGAGCCTTCCCAGGGGCTGCAATTGAAGCGGCGCACCAGGGAGCCCCGGCAAACCAGGCGTCTTGAAGATGCCGAAACCGTGGTGGTGGGCGGCGCCGGCCTCGGCGACATCAGGGGATTCGGGCGAGTTCGTGATCTGGCCGCCGCCTTGGGCGCCGAGGTGGGGGCCACGCGTCCGCCGGTGCTGCACCACTGGGTGGAGGAAGGGCGGCTCATCGGCCAGACCGGTAAAACCGTGCGGCCCAAGCTTTTGATTACAGTGGGCACCTCTGGAGCCGTGCAATACACGGCCGGCATAATGGAGGCCGACACCATCGTGGCCATCAACCGCGATGCCGCGGCCCCTATTTTCAACTTGGCGGATATTGGCATCGTGGCGGATGCTGAAACTTTTTTACCCGCGTTGACCCAGAAAGCCAAGCAGGTGGTTCTGCGCCGCCTGGCCGATTCAGCCGGCACCATCGGTGGGGAGGAGGACATGTCCCCCAGCGGGTTCGGCGCGATCGTGGCTCAGTTCCGCGCCGCCCGCAATTGGACCCAAAGCGAGTTGGCGGGAAAAACCGGCCAGGACCCCGATTTCATCGCTCAGGTCGAGGAAGAGCGCCTATCGCCGCCGGTTGCCTTTATCCTCAGCATGGCCAAGGTCATGGAGGTGGACCCGGGCACTTTCCTCAACAGCGAGGAGCAGGCCGCCATCACCGATCGCCGCGCCAAGGCCTACCGCCAGCGCACCCAGAGCTATCATTACACCACCCTGACCCCGGAAGCCGAAAACAGTCACCTGCGCGCCTTCATGATCACCATCGAACCTCACTTGACCCACAAACCCGTGGCCTACAAGCATGAGGGTGAGGAATTCATCTTTGTGATGGAGGGGGAACTGGAGTTCACCCTGGGCTCAAAAGTGCAGCAACTCAAAGCCGGTGAGTCAATTCACTTTAATTCTGATATACCCCACAAGCTGAAGAGCCAGAGTAGTGAGCCCACTAGGTGCCTGGTGGTCCTCTATACCCTCTGA
- a CDS encoding electron transfer flavoprotein subunit beta/FixA family protein: MSLRIIVCIKSVLKASHLGGPQRAVGNSELNPFDRPALEAAIRLKDTMNASVIALSMGPEVSAEALAEAQAMGADEAVLVSDRALAGSDTLVTAKVLAQAVQKIGAFDFIFFGTRTADSDTGQVGPQTASLLDLPFLGGVKKMELQGGGWEVHRAVDTWEEVWQVQTPAALAMDPRAFIPRPVSLVGLSQVYDQPKPRQWNVADLGLTAEQVGLTGSPTRVADLKKIPHDRSCRIIEGNPREQAEALLEMLTLAGKIGS; encoded by the coding sequence ATGTCCCTTCGCATCATTGTTTGTATCAAATCGGTCCTTAAGGCCTCCCACCTCGGAGGGCCCCAGCGCGCCGTGGGCAACAGCGAGCTCAATCCATTCGACCGTCCGGCCCTGGAGGCGGCCATCCGCCTCAAGGACACGATGAACGCATCGGTGATCGCGCTGTCCATGGGGCCCGAGGTCAGTGCCGAGGCCCTGGCCGAAGCCCAGGCCATGGGGGCCGATGAGGCCGTGCTGGTCAGCGATCGGGCCCTGGCGGGGTCGGACACTCTGGTCACCGCCAAGGTGCTGGCCCAAGCGGTGCAAAAAATCGGGGCTTTTGATTTTATTTTCTTCGGCACCCGCACCGCTGATAGCGACACCGGACAGGTCGGACCTCAGACCGCCAGTCTGCTGGACCTGCCTTTTTTGGGCGGCGTCAAAAAGATGGAATTGCAGGGTGGTGGCTGGGAGGTTCACAGGGCCGTCGATACCTGGGAGGAGGTCTGGCAGGTTCAGACTCCGGCGGCGCTTGCCATGGATCCCCGGGCTTTTATTCCCAGACCCGTGAGCCTGGTGGGCCTGTCCCAGGTTTATGATCAGCCCAAGCCGCGGCAATGGAACGTGGCTGATTTGGGCCTGACGGCTGAACAAGTGGGGCTGACCGGCTCACCCACCCGCGTGGCCGACCTGAAAAAAATACCCCATGACCGCAGCTGTAGAATTATTGAAGGCAACCCTCGGGAGCAGGCGGAAGCGTTGCTTGAGATGCTTACCCTTGCAGGTAAAATCGGATCATGA
- a CDS encoding acyl-CoA dehydrogenase family protein, whose protein sequence is MHDPILTDKHRIVRRSVRDFCEKELRPIAAQIDQEARFPWEVAEKMGPLGYFGIQAPRELGGAGLDTVSYAITIEEVSRVSAAIGLCLSVHNSVALYPIVAFGSPEQHQRWVPALAKGEKIGAFCLTEPNAGSDASGIIATALADGDDWVVNANKVFVTNGGIADICLIFCNTGQGGGRKEVSVVVAERGTPGFVVGDLEDLCGMRANPVTSIRLYDCHLPKANLLGKAGMGLRIGLAALDTGRIGIAAQALGIAQAALEEGVRYANQRQQFRVPLGNHQMIQTMIADMATQVDAARMMVYRAARIKDANQPVTKAAAQAKLFASEAAGKVTDLALQIHGGYGYSKAYAVERYYRDARVTRIYEGTSEVHRMVIAREALRETL, encoded by the coding sequence ATGCATGATCCAATTTTGACCGACAAACACCGCATAGTGCGGCGCAGTGTCCGCGATTTTTGTGAAAAGGAACTGCGCCCCATAGCCGCTCAAATCGATCAGGAGGCGCGTTTCCCTTGGGAAGTGGCCGAGAAAATGGGGCCTCTGGGTTATTTCGGCATTCAAGCCCCCCGGGAGCTGGGCGGCGCCGGGCTGGATACGGTCAGCTATGCCATTACCATCGAAGAGGTCTCACGGGTCAGCGCCGCCATTGGATTGTGTCTGAGCGTGCACAACAGCGTCGCCCTGTATCCCATTGTGGCCTTCGGCTCTCCCGAGCAGCATCAACGCTGGGTGCCGGCCTTGGCAAAAGGTGAAAAAATCGGCGCCTTCTGCCTGACGGAGCCAAATGCCGGTTCCGACGCCAGCGGGATCATCGCCACCGCCCTGGCTGATGGCGACGATTGGGTGGTCAACGCCAACAAGGTGTTTGTCACCAACGGAGGCATTGCCGATATTTGCCTGATTTTTTGCAACACCGGCCAGGGGGGCGGCCGTAAAGAGGTCAGCGTGGTGGTGGCCGAAAGAGGCACCCCCGGATTCGTGGTGGGGGACCTGGAAGACCTGTGCGGCATGCGGGCCAACCCGGTGACCTCCATCCGCCTTTACGACTGCCACCTTCCCAAAGCTAATCTGTTGGGGAAGGCGGGCATGGGTCTGCGGATCGGTCTCGCGGCCTTGGACACCGGACGCATCGGCATCGCGGCCCAGGCCCTGGGCATCGCCCAGGCCGCCCTGGAGGAAGGGGTGCGCTATGCCAACCAGCGGCAGCAGTTCAGGGTTCCCCTGGGGAACCATCAGATGATTCAGACGATGATAGCCGATATGGCCACTCAAGTGGACGCGGCCCGCATGATGGTTTACCGCGCGGCCAGGATTAAAGATGCTAATCAGCCGGTCACCAAAGCCGCGGCTCAGGCCAAGCTTTTTGCCTCGGAAGCGGCCGGCAAAGTCACTGATCTGGCCTTGCAGATCCATGGCGGTTACGGCTACTCCAAAGCCTATGCCGTGGAGCGCTATTATCGCGATGCAAGGGTAACCCGCATCTATGAAGGAACTTCAGAGGTTCATCGCATGGTGATCGCGCGCGAGGCGCTGCGGGAAACCCTGTAG
- a CDS encoding MaoC family dehydratase: protein METQASTFEPGNQLQPESLTITLDRMKAYENWPQEKNVHCDEEFAKSVGFDQPICRAVMFSGALDKMLYKAFGPASLQRNNLRLKYLKMMLPGETCVAHGTITEKQEQENHIVYSLEVWLENQEQEKIAAGTARVEI, encoded by the coding sequence ATGGAAACGCAGGCCAGCACCTTTGAGCCGGGAAACCAGCTTCAGCCGGAAAGCCTGACCATCACCCTGGACCGCATGAAGGCCTACGAGAATTGGCCCCAGGAAAAGAACGTTCACTGCGACGAGGAGTTCGCCAAGAGTGTGGGCTTTGACCAGCCTATTTGCCGGGCGGTGATGTTCAGCGGTGCTCTGGACAAGATGCTCTACAAGGCCTTCGGTCCCGCCTCGCTCCAGCGCAACAACCTGCGCCTGAAATACCTGAAGATGATGCTTCCCGGGGAAACCTGCGTGGCCCATGGGACCATCACCGAAAAACAGGAGCAAGAAAACCACATAGTTTATTCCCTGGAGGTGTGGCTGGAGAACCAGGAGCAAGAAAAGATAGCCGCCGGCACCGCCCGGGTAGAAATTTAA
- a CDS encoding CoA transferase → MHNVLSGIRVLDFGRHISGPMAALMLADFGAEVIRVERPGGEEDRFMGLPSQSQGSYSFMNFSRNKKAITLDYMRSEEGYAILQRLIAKSDVVVHNYSPVAVEKMGLGYESLRALNPGLIYVEITGFGSDGPYAHRLGFDQIAQAMSGAMEMTGQPDMPPQRSEVRYCDFATGFFGAYGVALALLERAKTGLGQKIETNLLRTGVFMNASPVTEYRATGKIRGRLGNRSWYAGTSDLFKTSDHRWVYISTVTRGLFVRLCRLVGREDLLERPDIKTDYDRFVHREELDAVLADWVAGHTGQELAEAFEEARLPYGFVGDATQVDTDPGVIHEQMLVKQSSSSGEEVVLAGVPFQMKGNPGGVRLGPPAVGEHNQEIYSDVLGLSEGELARLREKNII, encoded by the coding sequence ATGCACAACGTTTTGTCTGGAATAAGGGTCCTGGATTTCGGCAGGCACATATCAGGGCCCATGGCCGCCCTGATGCTGGCCGACTTCGGGGCTGAGGTGATTCGGGTGGAGAGGCCCGGCGGCGAGGAAGACCGATTCATGGGCCTGCCCTCGCAAAGCCAGGGCAGTTACTCCTTCATGAACTTCTCCCGCAACAAAAAGGCCATAACCCTGGATTACATGCGCAGCGAGGAGGGCTATGCCATCCTCCAGAGGCTCATAGCCAAGAGTGACGTGGTGGTGCACAACTACTCTCCCGTGGCCGTGGAAAAAATGGGGCTGGGCTACGAGTCCCTGCGCGCGCTCAATCCGGGCCTGATCTACGTGGAGATAACCGGCTTCGGCAGCGACGGCCCCTATGCCCACCGCCTGGGCTTTGACCAGATCGCCCAGGCCATGTCCGGGGCCATGGAGATGACCGGGCAGCCCGACATGCCTCCCCAGCGCTCGGAGGTTCGCTACTGCGACTTCGCTACCGGATTTTTCGGGGCCTACGGGGTGGCTCTGGCCCTGCTGGAACGGGCCAAGACCGGCTTGGGGCAAAAGATCGAAACCAACCTGCTGCGCACCGGGGTGTTCATGAACGCCTCGCCGGTCACCGAATACCGCGCCACCGGAAAGATCCGCGGCCGCCTGGGCAACCGCTCCTGGTACGCCGGAACCTCCGACCTGTTCAAGACCTCGGATCACAGGTGGGTCTACATCTCCACGGTCACGCGGGGCCTGTTCGTCAGGCTCTGCCGCCTGGTGGGCCGCGAGGACCTCTTGGAACGGCCCGACATCAAGACCGACTACGATCGTTTCGTGCACCGGGAAGAGCTGGACGCGGTGCTGGCCGACTGGGTGGCCGGGCACACCGGCCAGGAGCTGGCCGAAGCCTTTGAAGAGGCCCGCCTGCCCTACGGCTTTGTGGGCGATGCCACCCAGGTGGACACGGACCCCGGGGTCATTCACGAACAAATGCTGGTCAAGCAGAGCAGCTCCTCCGGCGAGGAGGTGGTGCTGGCGGGAGTGCCCTTTCAAATGAAAGGCAACCCGGGTGGGGTGCGCCTGGGGCCGCCGGCGGTGGGCGAGCACAACCAGGAAATCTACTCAGATGTGTTGGGCCTGTCCGAGGGGGAGCTGGCTCGTTTGCGGGAGAAAAACATCATCTAG
- the dctP gene encoding TRAP transporter substrate-binding protein DctP has translation MLRKKNLLISILCAAMLLGGVSLASAAKTVTVALYQSPTHELSVWIKELAPMLAQMSDNQLQAKIYDAGTIAKGKDMVDAVQRGLADIGFVYPGFNSATMPVMEVVGSIPFLFRNNYEWWKAWPKIIPVLQKALADKGYSNIMVCAVPYYGGWYKIGTKGKVVKVPKDLEGIKIKVVGKGMRDYVQQVGGNAVAMPTSQVYEAASRGLLQGSLGVHTHWTGWKQMEVLDHLLDLPIAPTTMLFYINKNSLKKLGPKLAPIFLKYCEFMAATITIDSMVSEVKNEIIASSRMKFYRPTEQEKELWYGPSKAVIADWVKRSAPYGQQIVDIVEKARTSKKKNFLNY, from the coding sequence ATGTTACGCAAAAAGAACCTTTTGATCAGCATCCTGTGCGCGGCGATGTTGCTCGGCGGCGTAAGCCTGGCCAGCGCGGCCAAAACCGTTACCGTGGCCTTGTATCAGTCACCAACCCACGAGCTGAGCGTCTGGATCAAGGAGCTGGCGCCCATGCTGGCCCAGATGAGCGACAATCAGCTTCAGGCCAAGATTTATGACGCCGGCACCATCGCCAAGGGCAAGGACATGGTGGACGCGGTGCAGCGCGGCCTGGCCGACATCGGCTTCGTGTACCCGGGCTTCAACTCCGCCACCATGCCGGTGATGGAGGTGGTGGGCTCCATACCCTTCCTGTTCCGCAACAACTACGAGTGGTGGAAGGCCTGGCCCAAGATCATCCCCGTGTTGCAAAAGGCCCTGGCGGACAAAGGCTACAGCAACATCATGGTGTGCGCGGTGCCTTATTACGGCGGTTGGTACAAGATCGGCACCAAGGGCAAGGTAGTGAAGGTGCCCAAGGACCTGGAGGGCATCAAGATCAAGGTCGTGGGCAAGGGTATGCGCGACTACGTGCAGCAGGTGGGCGGCAACGCGGTGGCCATGCCGACGTCCCAGGTGTACGAGGCGGCCAGCCGCGGCCTGCTGCAGGGCAGCTTGGGCGTGCACACCCACTGGACCGGCTGGAAGCAGATGGAGGTCCTGGACCATTTGCTGGACCTGCCCATCGCCCCCACCACCATGCTCTTCTACATCAACAAGAATTCCCTGAAGAAGCTGGGACCCAAGCTGGCCCCCATCTTCTTGAAGTACTGCGAGTTCATGGCCGCGACCATCACCATCGACTCCATGGTCTCCGAGGTCAAGAACGAGATCATCGCTTCTTCCCGCATGAAGTTCTATCGTCCCACCGAGCAGGAGAAGGAGCTTTGGTACGGCCCGTCCAAGGCGGTCATCGCCGACTGGGTCAAGCGCTCCGCGCCCTATGGGCAGCAAATTGTGGATATCGTCGAAAAGGCGCGGACCTCCAAAAAGAAGAATTTTCTGAACTACTAA
- a CDS encoding TRAP transporter small permease subunit gives MRTINEWMVKITYGLISAIVVVIMWEVIARSFFHSPTSWYLEVASLLGACTATLAAAYVLQEEAHLGVDFIIDRLPPKWQNGLLCVTSIFGVIITMVIVIMLALETSWSISLHRVTDNAMLPVFPVQILSNLGLLLLAVQFGIRARKHYVKWTQAS, from the coding sequence ATGCGGACGATCAATGAGTGGATGGTGAAGATTACCTACGGGCTGATATCCGCCATCGTGGTGGTGATCATGTGGGAGGTGATCGCGCGGTCTTTCTTTCATTCCCCGACCTCGTGGTACCTGGAGGTGGCCAGCCTGCTGGGGGCCTGCACCGCCACCCTGGCCGCGGCCTATGTCCTGCAGGAGGAGGCCCATTTGGGGGTCGATTTCATCATCGACCGCCTGCCCCCCAAATGGCAAAACGGCCTGCTGTGCGTCACCTCCATCTTCGGCGTGATCATAACCATGGTCATCGTGATCATGCTGGCCCTGGAAACCTCCTGGAGCATCTCGCTGCACCGCGTGACCGACAACGCCATGCTTCCCGTCTTCCCGGTTCAAATCTTGAGCAACCTGGGGCTATTGCTCCTGGCGGTGCAGTTTGGAATCCGGGCCAGAAAACATTACGTGAAATGGACTCAGGCCTCTTAA
- a CDS encoding TRAP transporter large permease, with translation MEGMAWQLILVLLLLAVLLLSGMPLAISLGGTGIVGIMFLKGPDYIFSMGFVVWETLFSWSMIAIIGFVLMGCIFSEFGFGKDIYDFVYKWLGHLPGGTVISSIVMCALFGFICASAMAGISTVGKLAVPEMERLKVDRRLYSGAFAFGGTLSAIIPPSIWMIIYCGLSEASLGHMFFGGIIPGLILVILGAAYVSLRVVLNPSLSPAPPRRYSMKEKTEALVKVVPAIITFLVVLGGIYRGFFSAIEASAVGALMAAACAMLFRKRQMSLFKGAFRATVKICVMIYVILIGAMLFSHLIFLSGLKEFIVSLFMGIDVPNMVIYLMILAIITFLGCLMDVLALLVICVPIFLPIVEAIDMSPILFGIIMIIQSELAEVTPPVGLNLFIIKGVLPPGTSLGSIALSAFPFVVIGWIVFIMLYLWPGISLWLPSLIAN, from the coding sequence ATGGAAGGCATGGCCTGGCAACTGATCCTGGTGCTTCTATTGCTAGCTGTGTTGCTTTTGTCCGGCATGCCCCTGGCTATCTCGCTGGGGGGCACTGGGATCGTGGGCATCATGTTCCTCAAGGGCCCGGACTATATCTTCAGCATGGGGTTCGTGGTTTGGGAAACACTATTTTCCTGGTCCATGATCGCCATCATCGGCTTCGTGCTGATGGGCTGTATTTTCAGCGAATTCGGCTTTGGCAAGGACATATACGACTTCGTTTACAAGTGGCTGGGTCACTTGCCGGGCGGCACGGTGATCAGTTCCATTGTCATGTGCGCCCTGTTCGGCTTCATATGCGCCTCGGCCATGGCCGGCATCTCCACGGTGGGCAAGCTGGCGGTGCCGGAGATGGAGCGCCTCAAAGTTGATCGGCGATTATATAGCGGGGCCTTTGCCTTCGGGGGGACCCTGTCGGCCATCATTCCCCCCAGCATATGGATGATCATCTACTGCGGCCTGTCCGAGGCCTCTCTGGGCCACATGTTCTTCGGGGGCATCATACCCGGGCTGATCCTGGTCATTTTGGGCGCCGCCTATGTGTCCCTCAGGGTGGTGTTAAATCCCTCCCTGTCGCCCGCGCCCCCCCGCCGCTACAGCATGAAGGAAAAGACGGAGGCCCTGGTAAAGGTGGTTCCGGCCATCATCACCTTCCTGGTGGTGCTGGGCGGCATCTACCGCGGCTTCTTCTCGGCCATCGAGGCCAGCGCGGTGGGCGCGCTTATGGCGGCGGCCTGCGCCATGTTGTTCAGGAAGCGCCAGATGAGCCTGTTCAAGGGCGCCTTCCGGGCCACCGTGAAGATCTGCGTGATGATCTACGTGATCCTCATCGGGGCCATGCTCTTCAGTCACCTGATCTTCCTGTCGGGCCTCAAGGAGTTCATCGTCTCCCTGTTCATGGGCATCGACGTGCCCAACATGGTCATCTACCTCATGATCCTGGCCATTATCACCTTCCTGGGGTGCTTGATGGACGTGCTGGCCCTGCTGGTGATCTGCGTGCCCATCTTCCTGCCCATCGTCGAGGCCATCGACATGAGCCCCATTCTGTTCGGCATCATCATGATCATTCAGAGTGAGCTGGCCGAGGTCACCCCGCCGGTGGGCCTGAACCTGTTCATCATCAAGGGAGTGTTGCCACCGGGCACCTCCTTGGGAAGCATAGCCCTGAGCGCTTTCCCCTTCGTGGTCATCGGGTGGATCGTATTTATAATGCTCTACCTGTGGCCGGGCATCTCCCTGTGGCTTCCCTCCCTCATAGCCAACTGA
- a CDS encoding acetyl-CoA C-acetyltransferase gives MREVVIVGYLRTAQSRSKPDDPSKDWFGGLRADDLIGEVVPKLVEKVGLDPASIDDFIVGSAVGVGENYTWGGRFPLFLAGLPISVPAKFVDQQCGSSMASVHIGAMEIMTGYAKTVLACGMDHLTRVPMGQARKKDGMVRVNPKLHEEPRFDSLDFQTALAMGLTAEKLATLKGIERPAMDQWAKRSHDLAVEAQKQGYFAEEIVPVTGWDAEGKDMVVDRDQAVREGVALEKLAQLRPVFREDGLVTAGNASPLNAGASAIILMDKQTALEQGLKPLATIRSMGFTGVDPSLMGEGPVPASRMALEHAGLSAQDIDYWEINEAFTVVVLNAIQELGIDPSRVNVHGGGTAIGHPLGATGCRLIGTLARILEENQARYGCATACVGGGQGVATIIEREA, from the coding sequence ATGCGGGAAGTAGTGATAGTCGGTTATTTGCGCACCGCTCAGTCCAGATCCAAGCCCGACGATCCCAGCAAGGATTGGTTCGGCGGCCTGCGGGCCGACGACCTCATCGGCGAAGTGGTCCCCAAGCTGGTGGAGAAGGTGGGCCTCGACCCGGCCAGCATCGACGATTTCATCGTGGGCTCGGCGGTGGGGGTAGGCGAGAACTACACCTGGGGTGGCCGCTTCCCCTTGTTCCTGGCCGGGCTGCCCATCAGCGTGCCGGCCAAATTCGTGGACCAGCAGTGCGGCTCTTCCATGGCCTCGGTGCACATCGGCGCCATGGAGATCATGACCGGCTACGCCAAGACGGTGCTGGCCTGCGGCATGGACCACCTGACCCGGGTTCCCATGGGCCAGGCCCGCAAGAAGGACGGCATGGTCCGGGTGAACCCTAAGTTGCACGAGGAGCCCCGCTTCGACTCCCTGGACTTCCAGACCGCCCTGGCCATGGGCCTGACCGCGGAAAAGCTGGCCACGCTCAAGGGCATCGAGCGCCCGGCCATGGACCAGTGGGCCAAGCGCTCCCACGACCTGGCGGTGGAGGCCCAAAAACAAGGCTACTTCGCCGAGGAGATAGTGCCGGTGACCGGCTGGGACGCCGAGGGCAAAGATATGGTAGTTGACCGCGACCAGGCGGTGCGCGAGGGCGTGGCCCTGGAAAAGCTGGCTCAGTTGCGCCCGGTGTTCCGGGAGGACGGCCTGGTGACCGCGGGCAACGCCTCGCCGCTGAACGCCGGGGCCTCGGCCATCATCCTGATGGACAAGCAGACCGCCCTGGAGCAGGGCTTGAAGCCCCTGGCCACCATCCGCTCCATGGGCTTCACCGGGGTGGACCCCAGCCTCATGGGCGAGGGCCCGGTGCCCGCCTCGCGCATGGCCCTGGAGCACGCGGGCCTCAGCGCCCAGGACATCGACTATTGGGAGATCAACGAGGCCTTCACCGTGGTGGTGCTCAACGCCATCCAAGAACTGGGCATTGATCCCTCCCGGGTCAACGTGCACGGCGGCGGCACGGCCATCGGCCATCCCCTGGGAGCCACCGGCTGCCGCCTCATCGGCACCCTGGCCCGCATCCTAGAAGAGAACCAGGCCCGCTACGGCTGCGCCACCGCCTGCGTGGGCGGCGGCCAGGGCGTGGCCACCATCATAGAACGAGAAGCCTAA
- a CDS encoding 3-hydroxyacyl-CoA dehydrogenase family protein — protein MDIKKIFVAGAGLMGGGIAQICATKGYSVVIRDISPEFVEKGIEKVAWSVEKLVSKGKVPGSVEEIMGRISGTTELDAAAEADFVFEAIIENLAAKQELFGGLDEICPSHTIFASNTSAIPITNIAEATKRPEQFVGTHFFSPVPLMKIVEIIRGLLTSDETMDAAEALCQDVGKETIRVNLDVAGFALNRINFPSTIEAIRLVEAGVVSVDDIDKGMRLGFGRPMGPLETSDMSGLDIGFNAYKAVYEETKDEKFYPPMLLQRKIKVGHLGRKTGIGWYIYDEQGRKLGPAPLVHDRRK, from the coding sequence GTGGACATCAAGAAAATATTCGTGGCCGGGGCGGGCCTAATGGGTGGCGGCATCGCCCAGATATGCGCCACCAAGGGTTACTCTGTAGTCATTCGAGACATCTCCCCTGAGTTCGTGGAAAAGGGGATCGAGAAGGTGGCCTGGTCGGTGGAGAAGCTGGTATCCAAGGGCAAGGTGCCGGGCAGCGTCGAGGAGATTATGGGGCGCATCTCGGGCACCACCGAGCTGGACGCCGCCGCCGAGGCCGACTTCGTGTTCGAGGCGATCATCGAAAACCTGGCCGCCAAGCAGGAGCTCTTCGGCGGCCTGGACGAGATTTGCCCCAGCCACACCATCTTCGCCAGCAACACCTCGGCCATCCCCATCACCAACATCGCCGAGGCCACCAAGCGCCCCGAGCAGTTCGTGGGCACCCACTTCTTCAGCCCGGTTCCCCTGATGAAGATCGTGGAGATCATCCGGGGCCTGCTTACCAGCGACGAGACCATGGACGCGGCCGAGGCCCTGTGCCAGGACGTGGGCAAGGAGACCATCCGGGTGAACCTGGACGTGGCCGGCTTTGCCCTGAACCGGATCAACTTCCCCAGCACCATCGAGGCCATCCGCCTGGTGGAGGCCGGTGTGGTCAGCGTGGACGACATCGACAAGGGCATGCGCTTGGGTTTCGGCCGCCCCATGGGCCCCCTGGAGACCTCGGACATGTCCGGGCTGGACATCGGCTTCAACGCCTACAAGGCAGTGTACGAGGAGACCAAGGACGAGAAGTTCTATCCGCCCATGCTCCTGCAGCGCAAGATCAAGGTGGGGCACTTGGGGCGCAAGACCGGCATCGGTTGGTACATCTATGATGAGCAGGGCCGCAAGCTCGGCCCCGCCCCTCTGGTGCATGACCGCAGGAAGTAA